A region of Argentina anserina chromosome 5, drPotAnse1.1, whole genome shotgun sequence DNA encodes the following proteins:
- the LOC126794563 gene encoding LOW QUALITY PROTEIN: DNA-directed RNA polymerase IV subunit 1 (The sequence of the model RefSeq protein was modified relative to this genomic sequence to represent the inferred CDS: inserted 3 bases in 2 codons) — protein sequence MSAVHLNVCTREDTEKLSTLLIEAAAQVNDPKLGPPNPTNQCSNCGAEDIKSCDGHFGSIKFPCTILHPYYLPEVALILNKICPACKAIRQRVRVKGSERKGCRYCFGGPDYPRMKFKVSSRELFRRSTIIVEVAGELPSDYWDFIPKDPHHDETHSNPNRRVISHAQVHFLLSDVDPDFITKFVPTTSSPSLDCFLVTANSHRVTDVMYSLYNGQSLMFDDRTRAYKKLVDFRGTADELGSRVLDCLKISKINKDTTGRDSISVEQQKIKDSPSRTSGLRWMKDVLLGKRSDHCFRTVVVGDPNIELSDIGIPCHIAENLQISENLNQFNFEKLFVFCKLRLGSKGRRELHVRRNDSLVRISKPEELEMGDTIYRALSNGDVVLINRPPSIHQHSLIALRVKVLPVNSVVSINPLCCSPFRGDFDGDCLHGYVPQAMDARVELTELVALDKQLVNGQSGTNLLSLSQDSLTACYLIMEDGTLMNKFQMQQLRMLCPHELPSPAVIKNPSGNSVSWTAKQIISMFLPADFNYAFESNGVHISAGELMASSEGSSWLRDTSGNLFQSLVEHCQSQVLDIFFSAQRVLCEWLSMRGLSVSLSDLYLASDTCSRKNLMEEIFYGLQEAEEACTIRLLMLDSCQEFLMDYAEENKSQSPLTVGSEHCCHQKQKSISLSQVTVDAFKEGFRDVQNLAYKFARADNSLLAMFKAGSKGNMLKLVQHGMCLGLQHSLVPLSFKFPTXLSCDSWNDQKARGNVQEVGRTSEFIESYIPSAVVKSSFLTGLNPVECFVHSVTSRDGSFSNNAEXRKLMYFMRDLHTAYDGTVRNAYGDQIIQFSYDSDEDISTTDSTRNSSYTKNIIECGGGEPVGALSACAISEAAYSALDQPISLLETSPLLNLKNILECGSKKSSAKQTMSLYFSEKLGRHRHGFEYGAIEVKNHLEGLKFSDIVSTVMIMFSTQTGSKMRFSAWVSHFHISKEIVRRRRLNVRSIIDALYARCNLAGKELKLILWNLKITRNKECDCCGTSNDTLCISVLLSEKYNDSSEVLDRTQVHVIPFLLNSVVKGFLEIKKVDILWNDRPGSSGELYLRVSMSGKAVRGRTFWNMLMGDCLPVMDMIDWSRSHPDNVHDICTAYGMLGGIISLMSKLESATIDVGKTILPQHLVLVADCLSATGEFVSLNAKGIGQQLEHASVRAPFMQACFSTPGPCLVKAAKAGVVDNLRGSLDALIWGNTPSLGSGGQFDIMYSKGSALSKPFEVYNLLSSQIISNPHNGFDMSDAPIHLSDKYVAPSVYKNDFLAQVGE from the exons ATGTCTGCGGTACATCTAAATGTTTGTACTCGGGAAGATACG GAGAAATTATCGACATTATTAATTGAGGCAGCAGCTCAGGTGAATGATCCAAAGTTAGGACCTCCAAATCCAACAAATCAGTGCTCTAATTGTGGTGCCGAAGATATTAAATCCTGTGATG GTCATTTTGGGTCCATCAAGTTTCCATGCACGATTCTACATCCATACTATTTACCAGAAGTTGCTcttattttgaacaagatttGCCCAGCATGTAAAGCCATCAGGCAACGTGTAAGGGTCAAG GGCTCGGAGCGGAAGGGCTGTAGATATTGCTTT GGAGGTCCGGACTACCCACGTATGAAGTTCAAAGTTTCTTCTAGAGAGCTTTTCAGACGAAGTACAATAATAGTAGAAGTGGCTGGAGAATTGCCTTCTGATTATTGGGACTTCATTCCCAAAGATCCCCATCATGATGAAACCCACTCAAACCCCAATAGAAGAGTTATATCTCATGCTCAG GTTCATTTTTTGTTGAGTGATGTTGATCCAGATTTCATCACAAAGTTTGTACCAACAACCAGCTCACCTTCTTTGGACTGTTTCCTTGTTACTGCTAATTCTCATCGTGTGACAGATGTTATGTATTCATTGTATAACGGGCAATCATTAATGTTT GATGACCGGACTAGAGCTTATAAGAAACTAGTGGATTTCAGAGGCACTGCAGATGAGTTGGGTTCTCGTGTTTTGGACTGCCTGAAAATTTCCAAG ATAAACAAGGACACAACAGGCAGAGATTCGATTTCAGTTGAGcaacaaaaaattaaagatTCTCCTTCCAGAACATCTGGCTTGAGGTGGATGAAAGATGTTCTTCTTGGAAAGAGAAGTGATCACTGTTTCCGAACGGTTGTTGTTGGTGATCCAAACATTGAGCTGAGTGACATTGGCATACCCTGTCATATAGCAGAGAATCTGCAGATCTCTGAAAATCTGAACCAATTTAACTTTGAGAAGTTGTTTGTGTTTTGCAAGCTACGTCTTGGCAGTAAGGGGCGACGAGAGCTGCATGTTCGTAGAAATGATAGTCTGGTTAGGATAAGTAAACCAGAAGAACTGGAGATGGGAGATACTATATACAGGGCATTGAGCAATGGAGATGTTGTGTTGATAAATAGGCCTCCCTCAATACATCAACATTCCCTGATAGCTTTAAGGGTGAAGGTCCTTCCAGTAAATTCTGTAGTGTCGATAAACCCACTGTGTTGCTCTCCTTTTCGAGGTGATTTTGATGGTGATTGCCTTCATGGTTATGTTCCTCAAGCGATGGATGCCAGAGTTGAGCTCACAGAGCTTGTTGCTTTAGATAAGCAATTAGTTAATGGGCAGAGTGGGACCAACCTTCTATCTCTCAGTCAAGATAGTTTAACTGCTTGCTATCTCATCATGGAAGATGGAACTCTGATGAATAAATTCCAAATGCAGCAGCTGAGAATGCTGTGCCCCCATGAACTGCCTTCACCAGCAGTAATAAAAAATCCTTCTGGTAATTCTGTTTCTTGGACGGCAAAGCAGATAATCAGCATGTTTCTACCTGCAGATTTCAATTATGCTTTTGAATCAAATGGGGTGCATATTAGCGCTGGAGAACTTATGGCTTCTTCCGAAGGTTCTTCTTGGCTGCGTGATACCAGCGGTAATCTTTTCCAAAGTCTTGTCGAACATTGCCAGAGTCAGGTACTTGACATCTTCTTTTCTGCTCAGAGAGTTCTATGCGAGTGGTTGTCAATGAGGGGCTTGAGTGTCTCTCTCTCAGACTTGTATCTTGCATCGGATACATGTTCAAGGAAAAATTTGATGGAGGAAATCTTCTATGGTTTACAAGAAGCAGAAGAAGCATGTACCATCAGACTGTTGATGCTTGATTCTTGTCAGGAATTTCTTATGGACTATGCTGAAGAGAACAAAAGTCAAAGCCCTTTGACTGTTGGTTCAGAACATTGTTGTCATCAGAAGCAGAAATCTATCTCACTTAGTCAGGTCACTGTAGATGCTTTCAAGGAAGGTTTCCGGGATGTTCAAAATTTAGCATACAAATTTGCCCGTGCGGACAACTCTTTACTCGCTATGTTTAAGGCTGGAAGCAAGGGTAATATGCTGAAGTTAGTTCAGCATGGTATGTGCCTTGGTTTGCAGCATTCACTGGTTCCCTTATCATTTAAGTTTCCGA AGCTCTCATGTGATTCATGGAATGATCAAAAAGCACGGGGTAATGTTCAGGAGGTTGGACGAACTTCCGAATTCATCGAGTCATATATCCCATCCGCTGTAGTTAAAAGTTCGTTTTTGACGGGTCTAAATCCCGTCGAATGCTTTGTTCATTCAGTCACGAGTCGAGATGGTTCTTTTAGTAATAATGCTGA CCGAAAGCTCATGTATTTCATGCGCGATTTACATACTGCTTATGACGGAACAGTTAGAAATGCATATGGGGATCAGATTATTCAGTTCTCTTATGACAGTGATGAGGACATATCTACTACAGATAGCACCAGGAACAGCTCATATACAAAGAATATTATTGAGTGTGGTGGCGGCGAACCTGTTGGCGCATTGTCTGCTTGCGCAATATCTGAAGCTGCATATAGTGCGTTAGATCAGCCTATTAGTTTACTCGAAACTTCGCCTCTGCTAAACCTGAAG AACATCTTAGAATGTGGTTCAAAGAAAAGCAGTGCTAAGCAAACAATGTCATTATATTTCTCTGAGAAGCTTGGAAGACATAGACACGGTTTTGAGTATGGAGCTATAGAAGTTAAGAATCATCTGGAGGGACTCAAATTTTCGGACATTGTTTCTACTGTCATGATAAT GTTCTCCACACAAACTGGTAGCAAGATGCGTTTCAGTGCTTGGGTTTCTCACTTTcatatatccaag GAAATTGTACGAAGAAGAAGGCTGAATGTGCGATCTATTATAGATGCACTTTATGCAAGATGCAACTTGGCtggaaaagagttgaaacttaTTCTTTGGAATTTGAAGATCACAAGAAACAA GGAATGTGATTGCTGCGGGACATCTAATGATACACTTTGCATCAGTGTGTTACTAAGTGAAAAGTACAACGATTCTTCTGAAGTACTGGATAGAACTCAAGTTCATGTGATACCATTCTTGCTTAATTCAGTAGTTAAGG GTTTCCTGGAGATAAAAAAGGTGGATATTTTATGGAATGATCGACCTGGTTCATCTGGTGAACTGTACTTGAGAGTTTCTATGTCAGGAAAAGCTGTAAGGGGTAGAACCTTTTGGAATATGCTTATGGGCGATTGTCTTCCGGTCATGGATATGATTGATTGGTCACGAAGTCATCCAGATAATGTCCATGACATTTGCACTGCCTATGGAATGTTGGGCGGAATCATTTCCTTAATGTCA AAGTTGGAGTCGGCGACTATAGATGTCGGAAAGACAATTCTTCCTCAACATTTGGTTCTTGTAGCAGATTGTTTGTCAGCGACAGGCGAGTTTGTCAGCTTAAATGCAAAAGGAATCGGTCAACAATTGGAACATGCATCTGTCAGAGCCCCTTTTATGCAAGCTTGCTTTTCT ACTCCTGGTCCTTGCTTGGTTAAAGCTGCTAAGGCTGGGGTTGTGGATAATCTCCGGGGGAGCTTGGACGCATTGATATGGGGAAATACTCCATCCTTGGGAAGTGGTGGACAATTTGATATTATGTATTCTAAG GGATCTGCTTTGTCGAAGCCATTTGAAGTTTATAATTTGCTGAGCAGCCAAATCATTTCCAACCCCCATAATGGATTTGACATGTCTGATGCTCCAATTCATTTATCTGACAAATATGTTGCTCCAAGTGTGTACAAGAATGATTTTTTGGCGCAAGTTGGAGAGTGA
- the LOC126796382 gene encoding SPX domain-containing membrane protein At4g11810-like, which translates to MVAFGKKLKERRIEEWKGYYINYKLMKKKVKRYAQQIKEGTLDRRHVLKDFSIMLDNQIEKIVLFMLEQQGLLASRIAKLGERHDTLQQQPDISQIIELREAYRQVGRDLLKLLFFVEINAIGLRKILKKFDKRFGYRFTDYYVKTRANHPYSQLQQVFKHVGVGAVVGAVSRNLHELQDRQGSYLSIYDQPSLPLQDPVVDSIKAAVDRLTHSTNFLSFLGQHALILQEEFPTPVEEQADDQRYHFNSLLLNLANTFLYMVNTYIIVPTADDYSLSLGAAATVCGVVIGAMAVAQVFSSVYFSAWSNKSYFKPLVFSSIVLFAGNVLYAMAYDLNSIWVLLIGRLLCGFGSARAVNRRYISDCVPLRIRMQASAGFVSASALGMACGPAIAGLLQVDFKIYMLTFNQNTLPGWVMAVAWLLYLVWLCISFKEPVRDDEETPVEPNRGKAENDTLEKGLQKPLLIASENNNEDEDDDLDESEEAGDESRRPATSIGSAYRLLTPSVKVQLLIYFMLKYAMEILLSESSVVTTYYFGWSTSSVAIFLASLGLTVLPVNILVGSYISNMFEDRQILLASEILVFIGIVLSFNVIIPYTAAQYVVSGLIMFVSAEVLEGVNLSLLSRVMSSRLSRGTYNGGLLSTEAGTLARVVADGTITLAGYLGDSKLLNVTLLPSLVICITSIVATCYTYNSLY; encoded by the exons ATGGTTGCCTTTGGGAAAAAGCTGAAGGAAAGACGAATTGAAGAATGGAAGgg GTATTACATCAACTACAAACTGATGAAGAAAAAAGTGAAACGCTACGCTCAACAAATCAAAGAAGGAACACTAGATAGGCGCCATGTCCTGAAGGATTTTTCAATAATGCTAGATAACCAG ATAGAGAAGATCGTTCTTTTCATGTTGGAACAACAAGGGTTACTTGCTAGCAGGATAGCCAAGCTTGGAGAACGACATGATACTCTTCAACAACAACCTGATATTTCCCAAATAATTGAACTACGAGAAGCTTACAGACAAGTGGGGCGGGATCTTCTGAAGCTTCTATTTTTTGTTGAGATAAATGCTATTGGCCTGCGTAAGATACTGAAGAAGTTTGATAAACGTTTTGGGTATAGGTTCACTGATTACTACGTTAAAACTCGTGCTAATCATCCTTACTCACAGCTGCAACAAGTCTTTAAGCATGTG GGGGTAGGGGCTGTTGTGGGAGCTGTCTCTCGAAATCTTCATGAACTTCAGGACCGACAAGGAAGCTACTTATCAATATATGATCAAccttctcttcctctccaG GATCCTGTTGTTGATTCTATTAAAGCAGCTGTGGACAGGTTAACTCATTCAACAAACTTCCTTAGCTTTTTGGGACAACATGCACTCATTTTGCAAGAAGAGTTCCCTACTCCGGTTGAGGAACAAGCTGATGATCAGAGATACCATTTTAATTCGCTTCTCTTGAACTTGGCAAATACATTTCTTTATATGGTCAATACATACATCATTGTTCCGACGGCAGATGACTACTCCCTTAGCCTTGGAGCTGCAGCAACAGTGTGTGGTGTTGTGATCGGAGCAATGGCTGTTGCACAGGTGTTTTCTTCAGTGTACTTTAGTGCATGGTCAAATAAATCTTACTTCAAGCCTCTTGTATTTAgcagtattgttctttttgcGGGAAATGTCTTGTATGCGATGGCCTATGATCTGAATTCAATATGGGTACTATTGATTGGTCGTCTACTCTGTGG ATTTGGTTCTGCTCGAGCTGTAAACCGGCGTTATATCAGTGATTGTGTACCACTTAGAATCCGCATGCAGGCATCAGCTGGTTTTGTTAGTGCTAGTGCCCTTGGAATGGCATGTGGTCCTGCAATTGCTGGCTTGCTTCAAGTTGATTTCAAGATTTACATGcttacattcaatcaaaacaCTCTTCCTGGCTGGGTTATGGCTGTAGCTTGGCTTCTATACTTGGTATGGCtttgcatctcattcaaaGAACCTGTACGTGACGATGAAGAGACCCCTGTGGAACCGAATAGAG GAAAAGCAGAAAATGATACACTCGAGAAAGGTCTTCAAAAACCATTACTCATTGCTTCTGAAAACaataatgaagatgaagatgatgatcttGATGAAAGCGAAGAAGCCGGGGATGAGTCTCGCAGACCAGCTACTTCAATTGGATCAGCGTATCGACTACTTACACCCTCGGTGAAG GttcaattattgatatatTTCATGCTCAAGTATGCGATGGAGATTTTGCTTTCAGAATCTAGTGTTGTTACCACATACTATTTCGGTTGGTCTACTAGCTCAGTTGCAATTTTTCTTGCTTCTCTTGGGCTTACGGTTCTCCCGGTTAATATATTGGTTGGGAGCTACATCAGCAACATGTTTGAAGACAG GCAAATTTTATTGGCATCTgaaatattggttttcatAGGCATAGTTTTAAGCTTCAACGTAATAATTCCATACACTGCGGCACAGTATGTAGTCTCAGGACTTATCATGTTTGTTTCGGCTGAAGTACTTGaag GTGTGAACTTGTCACTTCTATCTAGGGTCATGTCATCTAGGCTTTCCCGTGGAACGTACAATGGGGGGTTACTTTCAACAGAAGCTGGGACTCTCGCTCGAGTAGTTGCAGATGGCACCATTACTTTGGCTGGATACTTGGGGGACAGTAAGCTCTTGAATGTTACATTACTTCCTTCCCTCGTCATTTGCATCACATCCATTGTTGCCACCTGCTATACCTACAACTCTCTCTATTGA